In Verrucomicrobiota bacterium, the DNA window CGGTGTATGGAAGATTCAAAGGAGCACAGGCGCACGAACAACATCCGGGTTTTCCCAAGACCGTGAATATTTCATTTGATTAACCAAGGGAAACTTCCGCCGGGATTTTTATTTTCTCCTAAATTTTGAACAGGAGCTAACTACTGGTAAACGTGTTTAGCACAATCCCCGTTGATTACATAACGCAAATGAAGTTCATAGAATGGGAGATACTCCAATCAACCTCTAACATACTCCAACAATGAACGAAAATACCCCCGTATTTGGCGTATGGTCAAATGCTTTCTCGCGCTTGCTTTGGCAAGCTCCCCCGGACTATTTGCCCAAAACGCTTCACGGGAAGATGACAATATTTACGAGCTTAATCCTTTCTCAGTGCAGGAAAATGAAACGGTTGGGTACCAAGCTACCACCACCCTGGCAGGTACCCGTATTAAATCGGAATTGAGAGACATCGCCGCGTCGATCAGTGTCCTGACACAGGAGTTTATCGAAGATACGGGTTCTACTAATATTGCAGATTTGCTCGTTTATGCGGTTGGTATGGAAGTCGATGGCATCAATGGCAATTTTACTTCCGCTACTGAAACGGGAAACTTTGGAACATTTGAATTTACCGAAGTTGCACTGACCAATCAAACCACCACGCGCGTGCGGGGCTTAGCCAATGCCGACCGGACGCGCAATTACTTCGGGTCCATCATCCCATTGGATACTTACAATGTGGATCGCGTGGATATAAATCGTGGGGCGAACAATATCCTTTTTGGCTTAGGTAGCCCTGCCGGAATCGTCAACCAGGGCCTTTCCCAACCTTTGACTGTGGATCGCAATCGATTAAGACTTCAAACAGATGACAACGGGACATTACGTGGCTCGTTTGATTTCAACCGCGTATTCGCTGACGAAAAAGTACGGCTTCGCATTATGGGCCTGCACAATGACCAAAAGTTTCAACAGGATCCAGCTTACCAGAAAGAACAACGCATATTTGGTGCGTTGGACATCAATTTGACAAAGACCACCTTGTTAAGGATAAATGCTGAAACAGGTGATATGACCAGCACTCCGCCCGTGAACGGTCCACCTCGGGATCGTTTCACCAATTGGTGGAACCTGGGCAAACCCATACTGGTTAAAGGTCAGGATTTTCGTGACCGCCAGGCCGGTTTGGCGGCTCAAACCATTGATGGTACTCCTTTGCCGGGAGCGACCACTCCTTTAATCGTCTTTGATGGCCCAACCCCGAATATTTCTCTTACGCCGATTCCATCCAACCCCATGCCTCTGGCAGATCTGGACCTTGCCAATTTCAATGCGGTAAATCCCGCTCGGCAAAGAAACTTTTCGCCCATGTTTACCACCATGAACGACGATGCCCGGAGGATTCGTCTGGCCGGTTCAGGGCTGCCTGGAGATTTGTTTGTAAGCAGTCCTCAGATTCAAGACGCATCGGTTTTTGATTTTCGCAATCAGCTGATGGATGGAAGGAATACCAAAAAGTGGCACGATATTGAAGCTCACAATATTTCCCTGCAGCAGACTTTTTTCGATGGAAATGCGGGGATCGAATTGTCCTATGACAAGCAGGAATTCGATAGTGGCTGGTTTAACCTCATCGATGGAGGCTTTCGCAATTCGTCGATAAATATGGACATCAATGAAACTTTTACGGACGGCACAGCTAACCGCAATATTGGACGCCCTTTCATCTCAGGTATGCCTGAATGGAGTAAAAGCACGGAAGAGCGGGAAACCAAGCGTGCGCTGCTCTATGCCAATTTTGATGCAAAAGAACATTGGGGAGCTATCGGAAAGTGGTTGGGTGAGCATACCTTCACCGCCCTTTTTGAAGAGAATTTTCAGGACGAGATGGCCTATGGTGGACCAGGTATGGCTATGGAGCACGCCTATGGGTTAGCCTCGGGCATGAGTGTCGCCCAAGCCAAGTACGATGGTGCCCTGCGCACCGGGTTCTGGCAATATCTTGACGCATCTAAAAGTTCTTTTATCGGAGAAAGCAGCCCCTCTGGTGCCCATATAAAGAAATTCGGCGACTATGTTGAGTTTCCCAGTTCGATTGATGTCTTATACATTGATAGCGATAAAAGGTTTGCCCGCGGAAATTTTACTGTGCTCAACTGGGAAGATAGCCAGGATACCTTAACTATAAATTCCTCGCGATCGGAGATAGAAGTTAAATCCACGGTTTTCGCCCTTCAGAGCAAGTTTCTATCCGACAATCTGATAACCACCGTGGGTTGGAGAAAAGACAAGAATAAGAAATGGGTCGCAGGTGCTCTGAATGGTACGGAGTTCGAGGATGCCTTGGGAACGCATGATCTCAGCGGTCTGACCATTGATGGTGACGACTTGGTGATTGATATCGAGGACGAGACCTTTAGTTGGGGTGCGGTTTACCATATCCCGGAATCCATATTGTCGAGAGACACGGGTATGGGTGTGAGCTTTAACTACAACGAGTCGGAAAACTTCAATCCCAATGAAACTCTTCCAAGTCCTGTTGGAAGTTTTGGGACTCAATTTTCTCCTCCTTTTGGTGAGAGTAAAGATTATGGTGTCACCCTCGAACTCATGGATGGAAAGTTCTTCGTCAAAGGAACCTGGTACGAGACCAATCAGAATCTGAGTCCAGATCCAGGTCCGGCAAATCCCTATAATTGGTACTTTAGAAATATTCCCACCTCTGTGTATGCATGGAACTCAACCGCTGACATTGCGGCATCAGGCTGGGAATTGCCGATTCAAGCTGTTCAAGATGCCTATGGATATCAGTTCAGAGACGATCCCGATAGACCGGGATTTAGAATTCTGGAAACAGAAGCCATTGGGGCGGGAGACGTTACTCAAACCATCTCGGAAGGATTTGAATTGGAATTACTTTACAATCCAAACAGCAATGTGCGGCTGTTTTTCAATGCTGCAAAACAGGAAGCTATTAAAACCGGAATTGCTCAGACTGCCGGTCCTGAGATCGAGCGCTTACACACCGCTTGGAATAAACCTGCTATACTGGCTCTCCACGACCGGGAGCCAGGAACCGGCATTAATGAACAGGATACGATCGTAACTCGTGTTGTGCAACAGATCTCTGTTCTCCGAAGCCTGGTGTCCCAGAATGGGAAACTGAGTGATGAACTTCGCAAATGGCGCGCCAATCTGGGTGGTACCTATTCCTTCTCGGAAGACACAGTTCTGAAAGGTTCTTCCTTGGGCGGCGCGGTACGCTGGCAAGATGCGCCGGTTATTGGTTTTCCTATTATTGTTGATTCGGAGCTCGGGCCCATTCGCAATGTGGACGAACCTATCTTCGGAAGCTCGGAGTACCAGGTTGATGTGTGGCTCCGGCATAAATGTAAAGTATTTGATGGTAAGGTAAACATGACGCTGCAGTTGAATATCCGTAATGTTCTTGATGAGGATGACCTTATCGATGTGAGAATAAATTATTCAGGCTTACCCAATATCGTTCGTTTCAATGAGGGACGACGTTTTGTCCTTAGCTCGACGTTTGATTTCTAGGACAGGCACTTGCTAATTGAAGTGTCTATCGGGTTCGAACGTGTTTGAAAATTTCATGTGATAGGGGTCGCATCGTCTGAAATTCAGGATTGCTCGAAAGTTCGATAGTTGAATTTGACGGGAAAATGACTATGCCTGTGCCGAAGGAAAAGAAGCAAAGAAAAGTCCTCTCCGTACATGGACAAGTCGTCGATCAAGTTGGCTTCGCCATCATGGTTATGGAGTGGAGTTCTTTATTCAATTACTATGACTGAATTACCCCCGCTTGCGGGTTGATATTAATTTCTGTTAAACGCGTTTAGCAATGAGTCTCTTGTTTTTCTGTCAAAATGATTCTGAATCGAATGCATTACGCTTTGAAACGAACTTCGATACCTTAATAAACACCTAGAACCAATGGTATCGGTCCGTTCCAAATGGCGGTAACTTGCTTATTAACAACTCCAATATGAACATCATGAACGTTTTATTTACTACCAATAAACGAAGTTATTTCTCTATAGTATCCAAAGGCCTACTTCTCCTTGTCCTTTTATTTTCAGCGACTCTCCGAGTAGCAGCTCAGAATGAAGACGATGAGGTTTATGAACTGAGTCCTTTCACAGTCGATGAAACCGAAACCCAAGGCTATCTGGCTACCAGCACGTTGGCAGGAACTCGGATCAAAACCGATCTGAAGGATCTCGGATCAGCTATTTCTGTTGTCACTTCAGAGTTTATGGATGACATCAGTGCCACTGATGCACAGACGCTCTTGTCCTATACTTCCAATACCGAAGTGGGAGGTTCCCAAGGGAATTTCACCGGAGCGCAAACCAGTAATACGGGCCGTTTTTATGACAATGATGCTCGAACCAACCCACAAAGGAACCAGCGTATTCGTGGATTGGGTGAGGCAGATTTGACCCGTGGATATTACCTTACGGACATTCCTTTCGATAGTTACAACACGGATCGTGTGACCGTAAGTCGTGGTCCGAATTCTCTCCTTTTCGGTATAGGTAGCCCAGGGGGAGTTATTAATAATTCTACCAAACAGGGCATTTTAAACAGCGATTTCGGCGAGATCAGTATTCGCCTGGATAACTACGGCAGTTGGCGCGCTGTGATGGACTTCAATAAAACGTTGGTGGAGGACCGTGTTGCCCTGCGAATCGCGATTCTTGAGGAGAGTCAGGAATTCAAACAAAAGCCTGCATTTGAGGATCAAAACCGTTTTTATGCTGCTCTAAACGTGGTGCTATTTAAGAACGAGGGAAGTGATGCTTTCGATGCTACTCGATTCAGAGCCAATTTCGAGAGAGGAGAGCGCAAAGGTTCTCCGGTGGAAGTTATCCCACCTGCGATCGCATATGAAGGTTGGTTTGAGCCAACTCCCTCCTCCATATCGCAATACACCGGTGCCACACCTGCAGCCAATGTTCGCTCTCCCAGCGAGGGTGGCACTTGGGAGTTTCAAGCGTTGCACGATGATCCGCTGGGAACCCAGGCCAATGAGTCCAAAGTGGGCACCAATGTACATCCGAGTAATTTTCGACATGTCGGTATTTACTATCCAGGACAAGGCGCAGCGGCGAGTGTGGGCCTTCCCGGTTCCAATATCCAGGGTTACACGTCTCTGATTCCCTGGAGAGCCGGGTCGGGTGATACCTTGGACAGCACTGGTCTTGCAGGAAGTCCGGTCGCGGCCGGTTTGCCTGGTACCACAAGAGTAAATGATTTCCGGGAGTTTGCCACCAACAGCCCATACTCGGAATCCTATGCCATTGGTTTTGCGGTGCCTACCCTACAAAACACCGATGTGTTCGATTACCGCAACAAAATGTACACAAACGGATACGACATGGCGGTACGAGATTTCGAAGCCAGAAATTTCACATTGGAACAAAACTTTTTTAATAATATGGCGGGTATTGAGATCGCCTATGATGAACAAAGTTATCAAACAGCGCAGGACTTTCTTTTTGCAGGAGGAGAGGCGCACAGTTCCAGAGGACCCTATGATGTCTATATCATGAATTCAGTCTACTTGCCGAATGGGCAGCTCAATCCGAATTTGGGCCGGGCTTTTACAGCGAATGCCGGAACCCAGCAGCAGTATGCAGAAGTGGATCGGGAGACCTTCCGTATTACAGCCTTTGCCAAGGTGGACTTTACGGAGAACGATGGATTTTTGGGATGGTTGGGACGTCATGCTCTTACCGGTCTTTACAACGATCACACGACGGACCGCCACTCCTGGGAGATGAAAGACGGGACTGGCAGTGACGATTTCTCTATGGATTCAGCGATGCAACACCAATTAGGTGGAGGTCGTCGAAATACCAATCTAACGGTCTTTACCAGCGACAATCTAATTGGAGTGCAATCTATGGACGATGTCCGTCTATATCCGATTGATTTTCCCAGGCCTAAACCGGGAGACACATTTGAATATTTGTATGTAGACACCACTCCCCTTAGCAATTCAACGAGTAATGGAATTTTGGACCGCAGCTTAAAGACCGGCACCATTTATACAAACAGTTGGTTGTATAGTGAAAACTTCAGTCAAAACAACATCGAAGCCAAAGCCTTGGCTTTGCAAAGTTACTTTTTGGATGACCATATTGTGGGACTCTATGGTTGGCGTGAAGATGATACCACGAGCTTTGCCAGAGCTAACGCGGCTGAAGCAGGAGTGCCTCAAACGTTGCCAGATTTGACTTTTAATCCTGATTTTGCCCGACTTTCCACCACACCATCTTTGGCCGAATCGGGAGAAACGACTACCTGGAGCCTAGTGGGTCGCTATCCAGAAGTCTTGTTCGGAGAGTTGCCCTTTAATCTGCAGGTTCATTACGCCGAATCGGAAAATTTCAATCCAATCGGTCTTCGCAACAGTCCTCTGGGTATGTCTATCGGCCAACCCACAGGTACGACGGAAGAATATGGGTTTCTGATTTCCACTGATGACAACAAATATTCGATTAAGTTTAATTGGTTCACGACAAAATTGGTGAATGTGAATACGGACCCGGCGCTCACTACCAATTTCGCGAACCACGTGGTAGGCAGAATTAATGCTTACCGCGATGCACAACAGGGGGGGCATACCTGGGAAGATGAACTCGCTTGGGTGAACGGTCCCGTGGAAAGCTATCCCCACAAAAGCTTCGAAGACTTTTATACCGCATCCTTGGCCACCATTCCTCCGGCTTTAGCTGCAGTTGCCAATCCAAGGCAGGTAGATGATGATGGAGATGGAGAATGGGACCGATACCAAACGGATGCTATTCCCAATGTTCAGTCCACCCAGGATCGAGTGGCGGAAGGTTTCGAAGTTGAAATGGTCGCTAATCCCACTCCTTCCTGGCGGTTCATGATGAACATCAGTCAGCAGGAAACCGTACAGTCGAATACGGCCTCTGTGTTGTCAGGCTTGGCTG includes these proteins:
- a CDS encoding TonB-dependent receptor plug domain-containing protein; protein product: MVKCFLALALASSPGLFAQNASREDDNIYELNPFSVQENETVGYQATTTLAGTRIKSELRDIAASISVLTQEFIEDTGSTNIADLLVYAVGMEVDGINGNFTSATETGNFGTFEFTEVALTNQTTTRVRGLANADRTRNYFGSIIPLDTYNVDRVDINRGANNILFGLGSPAGIVNQGLSQPLTVDRNRLRLQTDDNGTLRGSFDFNRVFADEKVRLRIMGLHNDQKFQQDPAYQKEQRIFGALDINLTKTTLLRINAETGDMTSTPPVNGPPRDRFTNWWNLGKPILVKGQDFRDRQAGLAAQTIDGTPLPGATTPLIVFDGPTPNISLTPIPSNPMPLADLDLANFNAVNPARQRNFSPMFTTMNDDARRIRLAGSGLPGDLFVSSPQIQDASVFDFRNQLMDGRNTKKWHDIEAHNISLQQTFFDGNAGIELSYDKQEFDSGWFNLIDGGFRNSSINMDINETFTDGTANRNIGRPFISGMPEWSKSTEERETKRALLYANFDAKEHWGAIGKWLGEHTFTALFEENFQDEMAYGGPGMAMEHAYGLASGMSVAQAKYDGALRTGFWQYLDASKSSFIGESSPSGAHIKKFGDYVEFPSSIDVLYIDSDKRFARGNFTVLNWEDSQDTLTINSSRSEIEVKSTVFALQSKFLSDNLITTVGWRKDKNKKWVAGALNGTEFEDALGTHDLSGLTIDGDDLVIDIEDETFSWGAVYHIPESILSRDTGMGVSFNYNESENFNPNETLPSPVGSFGTQFSPPFGESKDYGVTLELMDGKFFVKGTWYETNQNLSPDPGPANPYNWYFRNIPTSVYAWNSTADIAASGWELPIQAVQDAYGYQFRDDPDRPGFRILETEAIGAGDVTQTISEGFELELLYNPNSNVRLFFNAAKQEAIKTGIAQTAGPEIERLHTAWNKPAILALHDREPGTGINEQDTIVTRVVQQISVLRSLVSQNGKLSDELRKWRANLGGTYSFSEDTVLKGSSLGGAVRWQDAPVIGFPIIVDSELGPIRNVDEPIFGSSEYQVDVWLRHKCKVFDGKVNMTLQLNIRNVLDEDDLIDVRINYSGLPNIVRFNEGRRFVLSSTFDF
- a CDS encoding TonB-dependent receptor plug domain-containing protein — encoded protein: MNVLFTTNKRSYFSIVSKGLLLLVLLFSATLRVAAQNEDDEVYELSPFTVDETETQGYLATSTLAGTRIKTDLKDLGSAISVVTSEFMDDISATDAQTLLSYTSNTEVGGSQGNFTGAQTSNTGRFYDNDARTNPQRNQRIRGLGEADLTRGYYLTDIPFDSYNTDRVTVSRGPNSLLFGIGSPGGVINNSTKQGILNSDFGEISIRLDNYGSWRAVMDFNKTLVEDRVALRIAILEESQEFKQKPAFEDQNRFYAALNVVLFKNEGSDAFDATRFRANFERGERKGSPVEVIPPAIAYEGWFEPTPSSISQYTGATPAANVRSPSEGGTWEFQALHDDPLGTQANESKVGTNVHPSNFRHVGIYYPGQGAAASVGLPGSNIQGYTSLIPWRAGSGDTLDSTGLAGSPVAAGLPGTTRVNDFREFATNSPYSESYAIGFAVPTLQNTDVFDYRNKMYTNGYDMAVRDFEARNFTLEQNFFNNMAGIEIAYDEQSYQTAQDFLFAGGEAHSSRGPYDVYIMNSVYLPNGQLNPNLGRAFTANAGTQQQYAEVDRETFRITAFAKVDFTENDGFLGWLGRHALTGLYNDHTTDRHSWEMKDGTGSDDFSMDSAMQHQLGGGRRNTNLTVFTSDNLIGVQSMDDVRLYPIDFPRPKPGDTFEYLYVDTTPLSNSTSNGILDRSLKTGTIYTNSWLYSENFSQNNIEAKALALQSYFLDDHIVGLYGWREDDTTSFARANAAEAGVPQTLPDLTFNPDFARLSTTPSLAESGETTTWSLVGRYPEVLFGELPFNLQVHYAESENFNPIGLRNSPLGMSIGQPTGTTEEYGFLISTDDNKYSIKFNWFTTKLVNVNTDPALTTNFANHVVGRINAYRDAQQGGHTWEDELAWVNGPVESYPHKSFEDFYTASLATIPPALAAVANPRQVDDDGDGEWDRYQTDAIPNVQSTQDRVAEGFEVEMVANPTPSWRFMMNISQQETVQSNTASVLSGLAEAYVSAVTSSRLGETEQDGSLGADSEAYSVSLLGGLLAPIRGAKALDNTVSNEQREWRVTGVTNYEFVEGFLDGFGIGGAIRWEDEAATGYVYQLEPESGVPVPDVTRPYFDDGLFSGDLWFSYGKRLMDDKIDWSIRLNIRNLVGESGDIPVKTNPDGRVAVVRIPNPRTIYLSNTFKF